The following coding sequences lie in one Candidatus Palauibacter soopunensis genomic window:
- the nrfD gene encoding NrfD/PsrC family molybdoenzyme membrane anchor subunit, with translation MATAEAKVPATPTLADANRDITRPIAMPEKRFYLVLGVAAAGLALMFGAWFYQIGAGIGVAGITHPVFWGVYITTFVFWVGIAHSGTLISAILYLFRSGWRTTINRTAEAMTIFAVMTAGLFPLIHLGRVWYFYYLMPYPSQRQIWPDFRSPLVMDVFAVSTYLTISALFWYTGLIPDFAILRDRAKGWMYKIYGAFSLGWQGTVSEWRHYRRIYLYMAGIATPLVLSVHSVVSWDFALSIVPGWHSTIFAPYFVAGAIFSGVALVITIMIPLRWAFGLEAYITENHFENMAKLVLLTSLIVGFSYGTEFFLAYYSADPIEIESFRWRALGAYALPFWVMVFCNVVVPQALWFKKVRTSLPALFALTIFVNIGMWYERFVIIVTSLAHEYEPGGWGLYTPSWVEMSILVGSFCWFFFWFLLFSRSLPVISIAEVKEHLAHEHSHAEHGEGGDGHE, from the coding sequence ATGGCGACCGCCGAGGCGAAGGTGCCCGCCACCCCGACGCTGGCCGACGCGAACCGCGACATCACGCGGCCCATCGCGATGCCCGAGAAGCGCTTCTATCTCGTGCTCGGGGTCGCGGCGGCGGGTCTCGCCCTCATGTTCGGGGCCTGGTTCTACCAGATCGGGGCCGGCATCGGCGTCGCGGGCATCACCCACCCCGTGTTCTGGGGCGTGTACATCACGACCTTCGTCTTCTGGGTCGGGATCGCCCACTCCGGGACGCTGATCTCGGCGATCCTCTACCTCTTCCGCTCCGGCTGGCGCACGACGATCAACCGCACCGCGGAGGCGATGACGATCTTCGCGGTGATGACGGCGGGGCTCTTCCCCCTCATCCACCTGGGCCGCGTCTGGTACTTCTACTACCTCATGCCCTACCCGTCGCAGCGGCAGATCTGGCCGGACTTCCGGTCGCCGCTCGTAATGGACGTGTTCGCGGTCTCGACGTACCTCACGATCTCCGCGCTGTTCTGGTACACCGGCCTCATCCCCGACTTCGCGATCCTGCGCGACCGGGCCAAGGGCTGGATGTACAAGATCTACGGCGCGTTCTCGCTCGGGTGGCAGGGGACGGTGAGCGAGTGGCGGCACTACCGCCGCATCTACCTCTACATGGCGGGGATCGCGACGCCGCTGGTGCTGTCGGTGCACTCCGTGGTTTCGTGGGACTTCGCCCTCTCGATCGTGCCGGGGTGGCACTCGACGATCTTCGCCCCGTACTTCGTGGCCGGGGCGATCTTCAGCGGGGTCGCCCTCGTGATCACGATCATGATCCCGCTGCGGTGGGCGTTCGGGCTCGAAGCGTACATCACCGAGAACCACTTCGAGAACATGGCGAAGCTGGTTCTCCTCACGTCCCTCATCGTCGGCTTCTCGTACGGGACGGAGTTCTTCCTCGCGTACTACTCGGCGGACCCGATCGAGATCGAGAGCTTCCGCTGGCGGGCGCTGGGGGCCTACGCCCTGCCCTTCTGGGTCATGGTGTTCTGCAACGTGGTCGTGCCGCAGGCGCTGTGGTTCAAGAAGGTTCGTACGAGCCTTCCCGCGCTGTTCGCGCTCACGATCTTCGTCAACATCGGGATGTGGTACGAGCGGTTCGTGATCATCGTGACGTCGCTCGCCCACGAGTACGAGCCGGGCGGATGGGGGCTGTACACGCCGAGCTGGGTGGAGATGTCGATTCTCGTCGGCAGCTTCTGCTGGTTCTTCTTCTGGTTCCTGCTCTTCTCGCGCAGCCTGCCGGTGATCTCGATCGCCGAGGTGAAGGAACATCTCGCACACGAGCACTCGCACGCAGAACACGGAGAAGGTGGGGATGGCCATGAGTAG
- a CDS encoding DUF3341 domain-containing protein, translating to MSSGVLGQYDTLHGTLDAIARLRDAGHRDIEVFSPIPSPEIEEAMDIHSSPVRVWALTGAITGCTLGVLLTAGTSLAYPLVTQGKPLVSLPPFVVFMFELTVLLTGIFGLVALLVHTKRPVINLDPAYRTSFSVDRWGIFVPVNGEGHAAAEALVRETAAVDVEVQG from the coding sequence ATGAGTAGCGGCGTCCTCGGGCAGTACGACACGCTGCACGGCACGCTCGACGCCATCGCGCGGCTGCGCGACGCGGGGCACCGGGACATCGAGGTCTTCTCGCCAATCCCGTCGCCGGAGATCGAGGAGGCGATGGACATCCACTCCTCGCCGGTGCGGGTGTGGGCGCTGACGGGGGCGATCACCGGCTGTACGCTCGGGGTGCTGCTCACGGCGGGCACGTCGCTGGCCTACCCGCTCGTCACGCAGGGCAAGCCGCTCGTGTCGCTGCCGCCGTTCGTCGTGTTCATGTTCGAGCTCACGGTGCTGCTCACGGGGATCTTCGGGCTGGTCGCGCTGCTCGTGCACACGAAGCGGCCGGTGATCAACCTCGATCCCGCGTATCGAACCTCCTTCTCGGTCGACCGCTGGGGCATCTTCGTCCCGGTCAACGGCGAAGGGCACGCCGCCGCCGAGGCGCTTGTGCGTGAGACGGCCGCGGTGGACGTGGAGGTGCAGGGATGA
- a CDS encoding cytochrome c, translated as MTARAAATLVLAAFALAACDDQIKHLDQRTPFFNTMSWQPSIEAFEERARLPVPGTMPIDGERTYDLMAADTMLVSPISGTDGDLARGAELYSQFCTVCHGVTGAGDGSVVGQNRIPDIPLLNIRGELTRGYTDGYIWGMIGNGRGLMPPYRRIPAMDRWYLVAYVRQLQAEAMAEEAAAAEAAAAEAAAAEAAAASETGEVPGTGAGL; from the coding sequence ATGACCGCCCGGGCCGCCGCCACCCTGGTCCTCGCCGCCTTCGCGCTGGCCGCCTGCGACGACCAGATCAAGCACCTGGATCAGCGGACCCCGTTCTTCAACACGATGTCCTGGCAGCCCTCGATCGAGGCCTTCGAGGAGCGGGCGCGGCTGCCGGTGCCCGGCACGATGCCGATCGACGGCGAGCGCACGTACGACCTGATGGCGGCGGACACGATGCTGGTCAGCCCGATTTCCGGGACCGACGGCGACCTCGCCCGCGGGGCGGAACTGTACAGCCAGTTCTGCACCGTCTGTCACGGCGTGACGGGGGCGGGCGACGGCTCCGTGGTGGGACAGAACCGGATTCCCGACATCCCGCTCCTCAACATCCGCGGCGAACTCACGCGCGGATACACGGACGGCTACATCTGGGGCATGATCGGGAACGGGCGGGGGCTGATGCCGCCCTACCGGCGCATTCCGGCCATGGACCGCTGGTATCTGGTCGCGTACGTGCGGCAACTGCAGGCCGAGGCGATGGCCGAGGAAGCGGCGGCGGCCGAGGCCGCGGCGGCTGAGGCGGCAGCGGCCGAGGCGGCGGCGGCGTCCGAAACGGGCGAGGTCCCCGGGACGGGAGCAGGCCTGTGA